One Primulina huaijiensis isolate GDHJ02 chromosome 8, ASM1229523v2, whole genome shotgun sequence genomic region harbors:
- the LOC140982470 gene encoding probable disease resistance protein At4g27220 isoform X9 — MVSISHAPTLEFQSRKSMEEDIIKSLKDGNVRMIAICGAGGVGKTTMVRRIEDRVRKEFDEVVTVVVSQQTDKTKIQNQIAEILRLGLSEKTLDGRAHKLRTRLMDSKKKLIIFDDVWKSFEPEDIGVPYGGCKIILTSRLKDVCEEMEADKVIEVQVLDKKEAWTLFREKSGDSVDDLYLRPIAEEVVAECKGLPIALATVGKALKNRSIKTWKDALLQLRGANPTNFPQVLENVYMPLKLSYDFLETESEKSLFLLCCLFPEDDDIRIEDLALLSFGLGTFEGINNIEDGRNRTYHLLERLRSRFLLMTGRNEEEVKMHDVVRDVAIFIGSKEKKGFLNVCSMDSSRNCNWMSVEISNIANANFPVGLDFSNLRLLMILNSTYSEFPEGFDVHVICLKGMEELTVLYFSNQNFQSLPSSLEFLKKLRKLHLENCEVKDISIVGVLASLEILRVWRCDEIEELPANVGELKFLKLLELRDCEKLKRIVAGVISSLVGLEELKIVGCFNKWEAKGNVSEERNASLSELESLSNLTCLEIDIFDPNLLAQEILLSKQIRRYRIRAYEDRYLFDAFKAVKKHERRIALHLPRDVTVGNWIRGLGKNTQSLELIGDGSNDFNLGEIESLRELVFKNCSTVEKLMNASDWKFPMLEHLELRELGELEEIIDGTIPEGSNSFQNLEYVVVEDLLKLGYLWKSPNQNVSLVNLKLIYIRHCPNLRYLFSMATARSLVQLLSLEISFCDTIEQVLWNEMESNTEASIIEFPNLNTLRLFYLPNLLAFTQGVETIKFPQLIELEIEDCPKLRTQIDQCPTGMIERLLVRNRDTIEEIFRDDGNRHIIFQELYELALGDLPCLTTFYRGVESIKFPKLKMLTIENLPRLNSFVPIDSEATHDQNSLHFFCNKKINGKDIEMKDLNGGIHHFKSTKNANEDENKDENNEDEKHEDKKQIEGEENIESSNNNRM; from the exons ATGGTATCTATCTCTCATGCACCAACTTTGGAGTTTCAATCGAGAAAAAGCATGGAGGAAGACATCATCAAGTCTTTGAAAGATGGCAACGTCCGCATGATAGCGATTTGCGGCGCGGGAGGTGTTGGGAAGACAACTATGGTGCGAAGAATTGAGGATAGGGTGAGAAAAGAATTTGATGAGGTTGTGACTGTAGTTGTCAGTCAACAAACTGACAAGACTAAAATTCAGAATCAAATTGCAGAAATATTACGTTTGGGTTTGAGCGAGAAGACTTTGGATGGTAGAGCACATAAATTGCGCACCAGGCTAATGGATTCGAAGAAGAAACTCATAATATTTGATGATGTTTGGAAAAGCTTTGAGCCGGAGGATATAGGAGTTCCTTACGGAGgatgcaaaattattttgacATCTCGGCTCAAAGATGTATGTGAAGAAATGGAAGCCGATAAAGTTATTGAAGTACAAGTCTTAGACAAAAAAGAAGCTTGGACACTTTTTAGAGAGAAATCTGGTGATTCCGTGGATGATTTATATTTGCGTCCCATAGCAGAAGAAGTCGTAGCAGAATGCAAAGGTTTGCCAATTGCGCTTGCAACTGTTGGTAAAGCTctgaaaaatagaagtataaAGACCTGGAAAGATGCACTTTTACAACTGAGAGGTGCAAACCCAACGAATTTCCCGCAAGTTCTTGAAAATGTTTATATGCCTCTGAAACTGAGTTACGATTTCTTGGAAACTGAAAGTGAGAAGTCCCTTTTCCTGCTATGTTGCTTGTTTCCCGAAGATGATGACATCCGGATTGAGGACTTGGCTTTGCTCAGCTTTGGGTTAGGCACGTTTGAGGGAATCAACAATATTGAAGATGGAAGAAACAGAACATATCATTTATTGGAGAGGCTTAGAAGTCGTTTTTTATTGATGACTGGTAGAAATGAAGAAGAGGTAAAAATGCATGATGTTGTTCGTGATGTGGCTATTTTCATTGgttcaaaagaaaagaaagggtTTTTGAATGTGTGCTCGATGGATTCATCTCGCAATTGCAATTGGATGTCGGTGGAAATTTCAAATATTGCCAATGCCAATTTTCCAGTTGGGTTGGATTTTTCAAATCTTCGTCTCTTGATGATTCTGAATTCCACTTATTCAGAATTTCCTGAAGGATTTGATGTCCATGTTATTTGTCTTAAAGGAATGGAGGAGCTGACGGTCTTgtatttttcaaatcaaaattttcaatcactTCCATCCTCTCTGGAATTCCTAAAAAAACTTAGAAAGTTGCACTTGGAAAATTGCGAGGTGAAAGACATATCAATTGTTGGAGTGTTAGCAAGTTTGGAAATTCTTCGCGTCTGGCGCTGTGACGAAATTGAAGAGTTACCAGCAAATGTTGGGGAAttgaaatttctaaaattattaGAATTGAGGGATTGCGAGAAACTCAAAAGAATAGTAGCTGGTGTCATATCAAGCTTGGTTGGGTTGGAAGAATTGAAGATAGTTGGTTGCTTTAACAAATGGGAAGCAAAGGGAAATGTAAGCGAAGAAAGGAATGCTAGTCTTTCAGAACTTGAGTCTCTCAGCAATTTGACTTGCTTGGAGATTGATATATTTGATCCCAACTTGCTCGCCCAAGAGATATTGCTTTCAAAGCAAATAAGAAGATATCGAATACGTGCTTATGAGGACCGATATTTATTTGATGCTTTCAAAGCAGTTAAGAAGCATGAGAGAAGAATCGCACTCCATTTACCGAGAGACGTGACAGTTGGAAATTGGATTCGAGGACTAGGAAAGAACACCCAGTCGCTAGAATTAATTGGAGATGGTTCAAACGATTTTAATCTAGGTGAGATCGAAAGCTTGAGGGAGCTCGtatttaaaaattgttcaacGGTGGAGAAATTGATGAATGCAAGCGATTGGAAATTCCCCATGTTGGAGCACCTGGAGCTGAGAGAACTCGGAGAGTTGGAAGAGATAATTGATGGTACAATTCCAGAGGGATCCAATTCCTTCCAAAATCTAGAATATGTAGTTGTTGAAGATCTTCTCAAGTTGGGATATTTGTGGAAGAGTCCAAATCAGAATGTTTCACTGGTCAACCTCAAGCTCATATACATTCGCCATTGTCCCAATCTACGATATCTCTTCTCAATGGCAACAGCAAGGAGTCTTGTACAACTACTAAGCCTTGAAATTTCTTTCTGTGACACGATTGAACAAGTGTTGTGGAATGAAATGGAAAGCAACACAGAGGCTTCTATTATTGAGTTCCCAAATTTGAATACACTGCGACTGTTCTATCTGCCAAACCTTTTAGCTTTCACCCAAGGAGTTGAAACCATAAAATTCCCCCAGTTGATAGAACTAGAAATCGAAGACTGCCCAAAGCTCCGAACCCAAATCGACCAATGCCCAACCGGAATGATTGAGAGGCTCCTCGTTCGTAATCGTGACACTATAGAAGAAATATTTAGGGATGATGGAAATCGCCATATCATATTCCAAGAATTGTATGAATTGGCACTAGGTGATCTGCCATGCCTGACAACATTCTACAGAGGTGTTGAAAGCATCAAGTTTCCAAAGCTGAAAATGTTGACGATTGAAAATTTGCCGAGGCTGAATAGTTTTGTGCCAATAGATTCAGAAGCCACCCACGACCAGAATTCTCTTCATTTCTTTTGCAATAAAAAG ATAAATGGCAAGGACATCGAAATGAAAGACTTGAACGGTGGCATACATCATTTCAAAAGTACTAAG AATGCAAACGAAGATGAGAACAAGGACGAGAACAATGAGGATGAGAAGCATGAGGACAAGAAACAGATAGAAGGCGAGGAAAACATTGAGAGCAGCAACAACAATCGTATGTGA
- the LOC140982470 gene encoding probable disease resistance protein At4g27220 isoform X8, whose amino-acid sequence MVSISHAPTLEFQSRKSMEEDIIKSLKDGNVRMIAICGAGGVGKTTMVRRIEDRVRKEFDEVVTVVVSQQTDKTKIQNQIAEILRLGLSEKTLDGRAHKLRTRLMDSKKKLIIFDDVWKSFEPEDIGVPYGGCKIILTSRLKDVCEEMEADKVIEVQVLDKKEAWTLFREKSGDSVDDLYLRPIAEEVVAECKGLPIALATVGKALKNRSIKTWKDALLQLRGANPTNFPQVLENVYMPLKLSYDFLETESEKSLFLLCCLFPEDDDIRIEDLALLSFGLGTFEGINNIEDGRNRTYHLLERLRSRFLLMTGRNEEEVKMHDVVRDVAIFIGSKEKKGFLNVCSMDSSRNCNWMSVEISNIANANFPVGLDFSNLRLLMILNSTYSEFPEGFDVHVICLKGMEELTVLYFSNQNFQSLPSSLEFLKKLRKLHLENCEVKDISIVGVLASLEILRVWRCDEIEELPANVGELKFLKLLELRDCEKLKRIVAGVISSLVGLEELKIVGCFNKWEAKGNVSEERNASLSELESLSNLTCLEIDIFDPNLLAQEILLSKQIRRYRIRAYEDRYLFDAFKAVKKHERRIALHLPRDVTVGNWIRGLGKNTQSLELIGDGSNDFNLGEIESLRELVFKNCSTVEKLMNASDWKFPMLEHLELRELGELEEIIDGTIPEGSNSFQNLEYVVVEDLLKLGYLWKSPNQNVSLVNLKLIYIRHCPNLRYLFSMATARSLVQLLSLEISFCDTIEQVLWNEMESNTEASIIEFPNLNTLRLFYLPNLLAFTQGVETIKFPQLIELEIEDCPKLRTQIDQCPTGMIERLLVRNRDTIEEIFRDDGNRHIIFQELYELALGDLPCLTTFYRGVESIKFPKLKMLTIENLPRLNSFVPIDSEATHDQNSLHFFCNKKINGKDIEMKDLNGGIHHFKSTKQNANEDENKDENNEDEKHEDKKQIEGEENIESSNNNRM is encoded by the exons ATGGTATCTATCTCTCATGCACCAACTTTGGAGTTTCAATCGAGAAAAAGCATGGAGGAAGACATCATCAAGTCTTTGAAAGATGGCAACGTCCGCATGATAGCGATTTGCGGCGCGGGAGGTGTTGGGAAGACAACTATGGTGCGAAGAATTGAGGATAGGGTGAGAAAAGAATTTGATGAGGTTGTGACTGTAGTTGTCAGTCAACAAACTGACAAGACTAAAATTCAGAATCAAATTGCAGAAATATTACGTTTGGGTTTGAGCGAGAAGACTTTGGATGGTAGAGCACATAAATTGCGCACCAGGCTAATGGATTCGAAGAAGAAACTCATAATATTTGATGATGTTTGGAAAAGCTTTGAGCCGGAGGATATAGGAGTTCCTTACGGAGgatgcaaaattattttgacATCTCGGCTCAAAGATGTATGTGAAGAAATGGAAGCCGATAAAGTTATTGAAGTACAAGTCTTAGACAAAAAAGAAGCTTGGACACTTTTTAGAGAGAAATCTGGTGATTCCGTGGATGATTTATATTTGCGTCCCATAGCAGAAGAAGTCGTAGCAGAATGCAAAGGTTTGCCAATTGCGCTTGCAACTGTTGGTAAAGCTctgaaaaatagaagtataaAGACCTGGAAAGATGCACTTTTACAACTGAGAGGTGCAAACCCAACGAATTTCCCGCAAGTTCTTGAAAATGTTTATATGCCTCTGAAACTGAGTTACGATTTCTTGGAAACTGAAAGTGAGAAGTCCCTTTTCCTGCTATGTTGCTTGTTTCCCGAAGATGATGACATCCGGATTGAGGACTTGGCTTTGCTCAGCTTTGGGTTAGGCACGTTTGAGGGAATCAACAATATTGAAGATGGAAGAAACAGAACATATCATTTATTGGAGAGGCTTAGAAGTCGTTTTTTATTGATGACTGGTAGAAATGAAGAAGAGGTAAAAATGCATGATGTTGTTCGTGATGTGGCTATTTTCATTGgttcaaaagaaaagaaagggtTTTTGAATGTGTGCTCGATGGATTCATCTCGCAATTGCAATTGGATGTCGGTGGAAATTTCAAATATTGCCAATGCCAATTTTCCAGTTGGGTTGGATTTTTCAAATCTTCGTCTCTTGATGATTCTGAATTCCACTTATTCAGAATTTCCTGAAGGATTTGATGTCCATGTTATTTGTCTTAAAGGAATGGAGGAGCTGACGGTCTTgtatttttcaaatcaaaattttcaatcactTCCATCCTCTCTGGAATTCCTAAAAAAACTTAGAAAGTTGCACTTGGAAAATTGCGAGGTGAAAGACATATCAATTGTTGGAGTGTTAGCAAGTTTGGAAATTCTTCGCGTCTGGCGCTGTGACGAAATTGAAGAGTTACCAGCAAATGTTGGGGAAttgaaatttctaaaattattaGAATTGAGGGATTGCGAGAAACTCAAAAGAATAGTAGCTGGTGTCATATCAAGCTTGGTTGGGTTGGAAGAATTGAAGATAGTTGGTTGCTTTAACAAATGGGAAGCAAAGGGAAATGTAAGCGAAGAAAGGAATGCTAGTCTTTCAGAACTTGAGTCTCTCAGCAATTTGACTTGCTTGGAGATTGATATATTTGATCCCAACTTGCTCGCCCAAGAGATATTGCTTTCAAAGCAAATAAGAAGATATCGAATACGTGCTTATGAGGACCGATATTTATTTGATGCTTTCAAAGCAGTTAAGAAGCATGAGAGAAGAATCGCACTCCATTTACCGAGAGACGTGACAGTTGGAAATTGGATTCGAGGACTAGGAAAGAACACCCAGTCGCTAGAATTAATTGGAGATGGTTCAAACGATTTTAATCTAGGTGAGATCGAAAGCTTGAGGGAGCTCGtatttaaaaattgttcaacGGTGGAGAAATTGATGAATGCAAGCGATTGGAAATTCCCCATGTTGGAGCACCTGGAGCTGAGAGAACTCGGAGAGTTGGAAGAGATAATTGATGGTACAATTCCAGAGGGATCCAATTCCTTCCAAAATCTAGAATATGTAGTTGTTGAAGATCTTCTCAAGTTGGGATATTTGTGGAAGAGTCCAAATCAGAATGTTTCACTGGTCAACCTCAAGCTCATATACATTCGCCATTGTCCCAATCTACGATATCTCTTCTCAATGGCAACAGCAAGGAGTCTTGTACAACTACTAAGCCTTGAAATTTCTTTCTGTGACACGATTGAACAAGTGTTGTGGAATGAAATGGAAAGCAACACAGAGGCTTCTATTATTGAGTTCCCAAATTTGAATACACTGCGACTGTTCTATCTGCCAAACCTTTTAGCTTTCACCCAAGGAGTTGAAACCATAAAATTCCCCCAGTTGATAGAACTAGAAATCGAAGACTGCCCAAAGCTCCGAACCCAAATCGACCAATGCCCAACCGGAATGATTGAGAGGCTCCTCGTTCGTAATCGTGACACTATAGAAGAAATATTTAGGGATGATGGAAATCGCCATATCATATTCCAAGAATTGTATGAATTGGCACTAGGTGATCTGCCATGCCTGACAACATTCTACAGAGGTGTTGAAAGCATCAAGTTTCCAAAGCTGAAAATGTTGACGATTGAAAATTTGCCGAGGCTGAATAGTTTTGTGCCAATAGATTCAGAAGCCACCCACGACCAGAATTCTCTTCATTTCTTTTGCAATAAAAAG ATAAATGGCAAGGACATCGAAATGAAAGACTTGAACGGTGGCATACATCATTTCAAAAGTACTAAG CAGAATGCAAACGAAGATGAGAACAAGGACGAGAACAATGAGGATGAGAAGCATGAGGACAAGAAACAGATAGAAGGCGAGGAAAACATTGAGAGCAGCAACAACAATCGTATGTGA
- the LOC140982470 gene encoding probable disease resistance protein At4g27220 isoform X7 translates to MVSISHAPTLEFQSRKSMEEDIIKSLKDGNVRMIAICGAGGVGKTTMVRRIEDRVRKEFDEVVTVVVSQQTDKTKIQNQIAEILRLGLSEKTLDGRAHKLRTRLMDSKKKLIIFDDVWKSFEPEDIGVPYGGCKIILTSRLKDVCEEMEADKVIEVQVLDKKEAWTLFREKSGDSVDDLYLRPIAEEVVAECKGLPIALATVGKALKNRSIKTWKDALLQLRGANPTNFPQVLENVYMPLKLSYDFLETESEKSLFLLCCLFPEDDDIRIEDLALLSFGLGTFEGINNIEDGRNRTYHLLERLRSRFLLMTGRNEEEVKMHDVVRDVAIFIGSKEKKGFLNVCSMDSSRNCNWMSVEISNIANANFPVGLDFSNLRLLMILNSTYSEFPEGFDVHVICLKGMEELTVLYFSNQNFQSLPSSLEFLKKLRKLHLENCEVKDISIVGVLASLEILRVWRCDEIEELPANVGELKFLKLLELRDCEKLKRIVAGVISSLVGLEELKIVGCFNKWEAKGNVSEERNASLSELESLSNLTCLEIDIFDPNLLAQEILLSKQIRRYRIRAYEDRYLFDAFKAVKKHERRIALHLPRDVTVGNWIRGLGKNTQSLELIGDGSNDFNLGEIESLRELVFKNCSTVEKLMNASDWKFPMLEHLELRELGELEEIIDGTIPEGSNSFQNLEYVVVEDLLKLGYLWKSPNQNVSLVNLKLIYIRHCPNLRYLFSMATARSLVQLLSLEISFCDTIEQVLWNEMESNTEASIIEFPNLNTLRLFYLPNLLAFTQGVETIKFPQLIELEIEDCPKLRTQIDQCPTGMIERLLVRNRDTIEEIFRDDGNRHIIFQELYELALGDLPCLTTFYRGVESIKFPKLKMLTIENLPRLNSFVPIDSEATHDQNSLHFFCNKKVEIIGLKTLDIWNMPDKISNMWCRHIPNSFFHNLEDLFIFKVDGIRNLISSSIAKALVNLNTLHIYHCKEMIDVIEDETHVTVNSVFPNLEYLYIEDNCKLRSFCQWKHAFELPSLVEIQITDCPLMKIFTLGSLSTPKLHRFQINGKDIEMKDLNGGIHHFKSTKQNANEDENKDENNEDEKHEDKKQIEGEENIESSNNNRM, encoded by the exons ATGGTATCTATCTCTCATGCACCAACTTTGGAGTTTCAATCGAGAAAAAGCATGGAGGAAGACATCATCAAGTCTTTGAAAGATGGCAACGTCCGCATGATAGCGATTTGCGGCGCGGGAGGTGTTGGGAAGACAACTATGGTGCGAAGAATTGAGGATAGGGTGAGAAAAGAATTTGATGAGGTTGTGACTGTAGTTGTCAGTCAACAAACTGACAAGACTAAAATTCAGAATCAAATTGCAGAAATATTACGTTTGGGTTTGAGCGAGAAGACTTTGGATGGTAGAGCACATAAATTGCGCACCAGGCTAATGGATTCGAAGAAGAAACTCATAATATTTGATGATGTTTGGAAAAGCTTTGAGCCGGAGGATATAGGAGTTCCTTACGGAGgatgcaaaattattttgacATCTCGGCTCAAAGATGTATGTGAAGAAATGGAAGCCGATAAAGTTATTGAAGTACAAGTCTTAGACAAAAAAGAAGCTTGGACACTTTTTAGAGAGAAATCTGGTGATTCCGTGGATGATTTATATTTGCGTCCCATAGCAGAAGAAGTCGTAGCAGAATGCAAAGGTTTGCCAATTGCGCTTGCAACTGTTGGTAAAGCTctgaaaaatagaagtataaAGACCTGGAAAGATGCACTTTTACAACTGAGAGGTGCAAACCCAACGAATTTCCCGCAAGTTCTTGAAAATGTTTATATGCCTCTGAAACTGAGTTACGATTTCTTGGAAACTGAAAGTGAGAAGTCCCTTTTCCTGCTATGTTGCTTGTTTCCCGAAGATGATGACATCCGGATTGAGGACTTGGCTTTGCTCAGCTTTGGGTTAGGCACGTTTGAGGGAATCAACAATATTGAAGATGGAAGAAACAGAACATATCATTTATTGGAGAGGCTTAGAAGTCGTTTTTTATTGATGACTGGTAGAAATGAAGAAGAGGTAAAAATGCATGATGTTGTTCGTGATGTGGCTATTTTCATTGgttcaaaagaaaagaaagggtTTTTGAATGTGTGCTCGATGGATTCATCTCGCAATTGCAATTGGATGTCGGTGGAAATTTCAAATATTGCCAATGCCAATTTTCCAGTTGGGTTGGATTTTTCAAATCTTCGTCTCTTGATGATTCTGAATTCCACTTATTCAGAATTTCCTGAAGGATTTGATGTCCATGTTATTTGTCTTAAAGGAATGGAGGAGCTGACGGTCTTgtatttttcaaatcaaaattttcaatcactTCCATCCTCTCTGGAATTCCTAAAAAAACTTAGAAAGTTGCACTTGGAAAATTGCGAGGTGAAAGACATATCAATTGTTGGAGTGTTAGCAAGTTTGGAAATTCTTCGCGTCTGGCGCTGTGACGAAATTGAAGAGTTACCAGCAAATGTTGGGGAAttgaaatttctaaaattattaGAATTGAGGGATTGCGAGAAACTCAAAAGAATAGTAGCTGGTGTCATATCAAGCTTGGTTGGGTTGGAAGAATTGAAGATAGTTGGTTGCTTTAACAAATGGGAAGCAAAGGGAAATGTAAGCGAAGAAAGGAATGCTAGTCTTTCAGAACTTGAGTCTCTCAGCAATTTGACTTGCTTGGAGATTGATATATTTGATCCCAACTTGCTCGCCCAAGAGATATTGCTTTCAAAGCAAATAAGAAGATATCGAATACGTGCTTATGAGGACCGATATTTATTTGATGCTTTCAAAGCAGTTAAGAAGCATGAGAGAAGAATCGCACTCCATTTACCGAGAGACGTGACAGTTGGAAATTGGATTCGAGGACTAGGAAAGAACACCCAGTCGCTAGAATTAATTGGAGATGGTTCAAACGATTTTAATCTAGGTGAGATCGAAAGCTTGAGGGAGCTCGtatttaaaaattgttcaacGGTGGAGAAATTGATGAATGCAAGCGATTGGAAATTCCCCATGTTGGAGCACCTGGAGCTGAGAGAACTCGGAGAGTTGGAAGAGATAATTGATGGTACAATTCCAGAGGGATCCAATTCCTTCCAAAATCTAGAATATGTAGTTGTTGAAGATCTTCTCAAGTTGGGATATTTGTGGAAGAGTCCAAATCAGAATGTTTCACTGGTCAACCTCAAGCTCATATACATTCGCCATTGTCCCAATCTACGATATCTCTTCTCAATGGCAACAGCAAGGAGTCTTGTACAACTACTAAGCCTTGAAATTTCTTTCTGTGACACGATTGAACAAGTGTTGTGGAATGAAATGGAAAGCAACACAGAGGCTTCTATTATTGAGTTCCCAAATTTGAATACACTGCGACTGTTCTATCTGCCAAACCTTTTAGCTTTCACCCAAGGAGTTGAAACCATAAAATTCCCCCAGTTGATAGAACTAGAAATCGAAGACTGCCCAAAGCTCCGAACCCAAATCGACCAATGCCCAACCGGAATGATTGAGAGGCTCCTCGTTCGTAATCGTGACACTATAGAAGAAATATTTAGGGATGATGGAAATCGCCATATCATATTCCAAGAATTGTATGAATTGGCACTAGGTGATCTGCCATGCCTGACAACATTCTACAGAGGTGTTGAAAGCATCAAGTTTCCAAAGCTGAAAATGTTGACGATTGAAAATTTGCCGAGGCTGAATAGTTTTGTGCCAATAGATTCAGAAGCCACCCACGACCAGAATTCTCTTCATTTCTTTTGCAATAAAAAG GTTGAAATTATTGGCCTAAAGACACTTGATATATGGAACATGCCCGATAAAATAAGCAATATGTGGTGTCGCCACATCCCAAACAGTTTCTTTCATAATCTTGAGGacttgtttatatttaaagttgATGGCATCAGAAACTTAATATCATCTTCAATAGCAAAAGCTCTTGTTAATCTCAATACACTACATATATACCATTGCAAAGAGATGATTGACGTGATTGAGGATGAGACACATGTAACTGTTAACTCTGTCTTTCCTAATCTGGAATATTTGTATATTGAAGACAATTGTAAGTTGAGAAGTTTTTGCCAATGGAAGCACGCATTTGAGTTGCCATCACTTGTCGAAATTCAAATAACTGATTGCCCCCTGATGAAAATTTTCACTTTGGGATCGTTAAGTACGCCAAAATTACATCGGTTCCAGATAAATGGCAAGGACATCGAAATGAAAGACTTGAACGGTGGCATACATCATTTCAAAAGTACTAAG CAGAATGCAAACGAAGATGAGAACAAGGACGAGAACAATGAGGATGAGAAGCATGAGGACAAGAAACAGATAGAAGGCGAGGAAAACATTGAGAGCAGCAACAACAATCGTATGTGA